One Kineococcus radiotolerans SRS30216 = ATCC BAA-149 DNA window includes the following coding sequences:
- a CDS encoding DUF3040 domain-containing protein, with amino-acid sequence MPLSEHEQRLLEQMERALSADDPKFANAMKGSRHGRAARRRLLVGIAAVVVGLVLLIIGASTSRIWLGAGGFIVMLAGTIWAFSPARGAGTAGGQPPVGGSRPVRPGKSRRSGSFMERLEQRWDRRRGQW; translated from the coding sequence GTGCCGCTCTCGGAACATGAGCAGCGTCTGCTCGAGCAGATGGAACGTGCGCTGTCCGCGGACGATCCCAAGTTCGCCAACGCCATGAAGGGTTCCCGTCACGGACGCGCCGCCAGGCGGCGCCTCCTCGTCGGCATCGCTGCCGTCGTGGTGGGTCTCGTGCTCCTCATCATCGGGGCCAGCACGAGCCGGATCTGGCTGGGGGCAGGCGGTTTCATCGTCATGCTCGCCGGCACGATCTGGGCCTTCTCACCGGCTCGGGGAGCGGGCACCGCCGGTGGGCAGCCCCCCGTGGGGGGATCGCGGCCGGTGCGGCCGGGGAAGTCGCGCCGGAGCGGGTCCTTCATGGAACGCCTCGAGCAACGGTGGGACCGCCGACGCGGTCAGTGGTGA